The following are encoded together in the Aciduricibacillus chroicocephali genome:
- a CDS encoding GNAT family N-acetyltransferase produces the protein MGEIVIIKEIDISDPQVAKEVLSVQIPSYQVEAELIKSYDIPPLNDTIKSLQQSGEFFYGYYINEELCGVISLKINKGILDIHRLFVHPNHFRKGIAKLLLEYIQTHLREFETITVSTGSMNIPAINFYKKSGFTKVKEIMVDGGLSITLLEKKYKRTHQP, from the coding sequence TTGGGAGAGATTGTTATCATTAAAGAAATTGATATTTCCGATCCACAGGTCGCAAAAGAAGTATTAAGCGTACAAATTCCCTCATACCAAGTGGAAGCAGAATTAATAAAGTCTTATGACATACCACCTCTGAATGATACGATTAAGAGCCTGCAACAAAGTGGAGAATTTTTTTATGGCTACTATATAAATGAAGAATTATGTGGAGTCATCTCATTAAAAATAAATAAAGGTATATTGGATATCCATCGATTATTCGTACATCCCAACCACTTTAGAAAAGGAATTGCCAAGCTATTATTAGAATATATTCAAACTCATTTAAGAGAGTTTGAAACGATTACCGTATCGACTGGCTCTATGAATATACCTGCTATAAACTTTTATAAAAAAAGTGGATTTACCAAGGTAAAAGAGATAATGGTGGATGGCGGTCTATCTATAACCCTTTTGGAAAAGAAATACAAAAGAACACATCAGCCTTAA
- a CDS encoding glycosyltransferase, with product MQKPKMFFLAETLDFEKSSLAFETIKQASLFAARGFETTLLSFDFNGFYPLLRSEIYLQTSLDKRVSIRNMHEELAGYSRPSLVKKEMPVFDVAIFEEQGHIDKISDSIYEIKSRGKVVKRIILGKTGTLAQIQYMEDPFRCYREDYNPWGKLKRKTYIGATMDERRQEIYYNKKGKAYMSIWYDRFTGEFDRAHLLNDKGMIIKEFSKSAARLKANWLNKMLEGADRPVTVSNSRETDEILREVAFKDVAKIMRLNNLSKTGDGELNDDLAMQDFSEFDGFFLHSETEKIELGRKYGNEDKMYVVPHCPRQDRRLFRLFKRRKKDKRLAVGLMYQSKKTDYRLIMTAFQLVYMQDAAVRLHLHGRESDKPHFQKLQKDLGLQEVTDFSTIVVQESKICEQALFSIIISSDGEGILPAMESMSVETPVIGVCSKKSNMQSGIVENGHTGYIMENSNVYALAEKMAYMYRNPSSCMEMGVNARRHIRRHYNEDQCARKWEAFIEEIVGDN from the coding sequence ATGCAGAAACCGAAGATGTTCTTTCTCGCAGAAACATTGGATTTCGAAAAAAGCAGCCTTGCATTCGAAACAATCAAGCAAGCCTCGCTTTTTGCGGCGAGAGGGTTTGAGACAACATTGCTATCATTTGATTTTAATGGGTTCTACCCATTGCTGCGGTCAGAAATCTATTTGCAAACGTCACTCGATAAACGGGTGTCCATCCGCAATATGCATGAGGAGCTGGCAGGATACAGCCGGCCTTCACTCGTGAAAAAAGAAATGCCGGTGTTCGATGTGGCGATTTTTGAAGAACAGGGGCATATAGATAAAATCTCCGATAGCATCTATGAAATTAAGAGCCGGGGCAAGGTCGTTAAGCGCATTATCCTTGGTAAGACAGGGACACTGGCGCAGATTCAATATATGGAAGATCCGTTCAGATGCTACCGGGAGGATTACAATCCCTGGGGCAAGCTGAAAAGGAAGACATATATCGGTGCGACAATGGATGAAAGACGTCAGGAAATCTATTACAACAAGAAGGGCAAGGCATATATGTCCATATGGTACGACCGGTTCACCGGGGAGTTTGACCGAGCCCATCTCCTGAATGACAAAGGAATGATTATCAAGGAATTTTCAAAATCCGCAGCGAGGCTAAAAGCGAACTGGCTGAATAAAATGCTTGAAGGTGCAGATCGGCCAGTTACAGTATCGAATAGTAGAGAGACGGATGAGATTCTACGAGAGGTCGCATTTAAAGATGTAGCCAAAATTATGCGCCTCAACAATTTGTCCAAAACAGGTGATGGAGAGTTGAACGATGACTTGGCTATGCAGGATTTCTCGGAATTCGATGGTTTTTTCCTCCATTCAGAGACGGAGAAAATAGAGCTTGGCAGGAAGTACGGCAATGAAGATAAAATGTATGTCGTCCCACATTGCCCCAGACAAGATAGAAGGCTATTCCGGCTATTTAAACGAAGAAAAAAAGATAAGCGGCTTGCTGTCGGGCTTATGTATCAGAGTAAAAAAACAGATTACCGACTCATCATGACCGCATTTCAACTCGTTTATATGCAAGATGCTGCTGTTCGACTGCATTTGCATGGACGAGAAAGTGACAAACCCCATTTTCAAAAGCTTCAAAAGGATCTTGGGCTACAAGAAGTGACTGACTTTAGTACGATTGTTGTTCAAGAATCTAAAATATGTGAGCAAGCCCTATTTTCAATCATTATCTCCAGTGATGGTGAAGGAATCTTGCCTGCAATGGAAAGTATGTCTGTCGAGACCCCTGTTATAGGTGTTTGCTCCAAGAAGAGCAACATGCAATCGGGAATTGTGGAAAATGGCCATACAGGATATATTATGGAGAATAGCAATGTCTATGCTCTTGCTGAAAAGATGGCTTATATGTATCGGAATCCATCCAGTTGTATGGAAATGGGAGTAAATGCAAGACGCCATATTAGAAGGCATTATAATGAAGATCAGTGTGCAAGGAAATGGGAAGCCTTCATTGAAGAAATTGTAGGAGACAACTGA
- a CDS encoding YfhO family protein, which produces MNKRNWKYASLVTGAALIISLASHLFLIGEWLDGRYFTGSGDGLSQMLPFKQMLYDQYSKGEFFYNEGFGLGGGTYSQLGYYYATSIVFWIQCGITYLFEITGLINHPDLFYWANIILVASTLRLAAILIASFCYFRYMKFSKVASLLAAAIYGTSIIYFRHIMYWDFFADAMLWLPLLLLGAERIIRRGQIGLFTVMVGISLFDNFYFAYVNFLLGGIYIVIRFLVRADGGELGWKRQLWLFVKSGLIGFLISAVSFIPSAYGYLNNERPPFKGEIPLFEMPDNLLLSGRVILILAFTVFCLFLFSFYRNKKFRFFAILVILGMIMHLSPMVASMFNGFSAPQYRWEYFLGFAAGGLAAAGLDMLDRVKWQQMGIAFIGAGLLYYMFYRQDENMYLLSFEDWRQSFLLTGLAIVYVALIAFFLFKNRPGSRLLLAGLLIAISVGTAYEFQVRELAGDESKRLPTESMMKSEKYIGSDQVALIRKIQEAEKDSHARIDWMIPTRNNTPIVEQFLGMSVYSSILNKHLLRFYLDNLQIDMKRESVSRYATMGGRANLYALTNGKYMLIKKGEEATVPYGFKKIAEKGSYAAYRNQNMLPFMRTTSRIYSKDSLEDGTMLEREHAMLDGVILDKNQASDFSKAPKLKIEQNLSIKPDRAVYDGKVLKVKGKTGGIDINVKGLPADVKDLYVSFHLERLVNTSPHEYQLSVNDYHTLRKANTSIYRTFADDLTIRIPREKTVSIRLPKGSYTLSNLVVQGEDYSLLRKTVQSKGESPGKLDWNGGSTLRAKVNNGKENSYLILPVPFEKGWQATVNGKKRPILQANYAFTALPLENGSNKIELHYRPPYFLLSLLLSVIGIILACFDVKRSRKSI; this is translated from the coding sequence ATGAATAAACGAAACTGGAAATATGCAAGTCTCGTCACGGGAGCAGCTCTCATTATTTCGCTGGCGAGTCATTTGTTTCTCATTGGGGAATGGCTGGATGGCCGATATTTTACAGGATCGGGCGATGGATTGTCGCAAATGCTGCCATTCAAGCAAATGCTCTATGATCAATATTCAAAAGGCGAGTTCTTTTACAATGAAGGATTCGGGCTTGGAGGGGGTACTTATTCCCAGCTCGGCTATTATTACGCAACGTCCATCGTTTTCTGGATTCAATGCGGTATTACATATTTATTCGAAATTACCGGTCTGATTAATCATCCCGATTTATTTTATTGGGCAAATATAATTCTCGTTGCAAGCACTTTGAGACTTGCGGCAATTCTCATTGCAAGTTTCTGCTACTTCCGCTATATGAAATTCAGCAAAGTGGCTTCTTTGCTCGCTGCAGCCATTTATGGAACGAGCATCATCTATTTCCGCCATATTATGTATTGGGACTTTTTTGCCGATGCGATGCTTTGGTTGCCGCTACTTCTACTTGGGGCGGAGCGGATTATTCGAAGGGGACAGATTGGCCTATTCACTGTAATGGTAGGAATTAGTCTTTTCGATAATTTCTATTTTGCCTATGTCAACTTTTTGTTGGGAGGCATCTATATTGTCATTCGGTTCTTAGTGCGGGCTGATGGAGGGGAGCTCGGATGGAAGCGGCAGCTGTGGCTGTTCGTCAAATCGGGGCTAATTGGATTTCTCATTAGTGCTGTCTCCTTTATTCCATCAGCATACGGCTACTTGAACAATGAGCGCCCACCGTTCAAAGGAGAAATCCCGCTATTTGAAATGCCTGATAATCTTCTATTGTCAGGAAGGGTCATCCTTATACTCGCCTTTACGGTTTTTTGTCTTTTCCTGTTTTCTTTTTACAGGAACAAGAAATTCCGTTTCTTTGCGATTCTTGTGATTCTTGGCATGATTATGCATCTTAGCCCGATGGTGGCGAGTATGTTCAATGGTTTTTCCGCTCCTCAGTACAGATGGGAGTATTTCCTCGGGTTTGCCGCAGGTGGACTTGCGGCTGCTGGCCTGGACATGCTTGACAGGGTGAAATGGCAACAGATGGGCATCGCGTTCATTGGAGCGGGACTGCTCTATTACATGTTCTATCGCCAAGATGAAAATATGTACCTGCTCAGTTTCGAGGACTGGCGTCAGTCGTTCCTGCTTACAGGACTCGCCATCGTCTATGTAGCCTTGATCGCTTTTTTCCTTTTTAAAAACCGTCCTGGCTCACGTCTGCTACTTGCCGGACTGCTTATTGCAATCTCGGTCGGAACTGCTTATGAATTCCAGGTCCGTGAGCTTGCAGGAGATGAGTCAAAGCGATTGCCGACAGAATCTATGATGAAGAGTGAAAAATATATCGGCTCTGACCAGGTTGCGCTTATCCGCAAAATTCAGGAAGCAGAGAAAGATTCCCATGCAAGAATCGATTGGATGATTCCAACACGGAACAATACACCAATCGTTGAACAGTTCCTCGGGATGAGTGTGTACTCGAGCATCCTGAACAAACATCTGCTTCGATTCTATCTAGATAACTTGCAAATTGATATGAAGCGTGAAAGCGTCAGCCGTTATGCGACGATGGGCGGGCGGGCAAATTTATATGCACTCACGAATGGAAAATACATGCTTATTAAAAAGGGCGAAGAAGCGACGGTTCCATACGGCTTTAAAAAAATCGCCGAAAAAGGAAGCTATGCTGCCTATCGCAATCAAAATATGCTCCCATTCATGCGTACGACTAGCCGCATTTACAGTAAGGATAGTCTTGAGGATGGCACGATGCTGGAACGAGAACATGCAATGCTTGACGGAGTCATTTTGGATAAAAACCAGGCTAGTGATTTCTCCAAAGCTCCCAAGCTAAAAATAGAACAAAATCTCTCAATCAAGCCGGATCGAGCTGTGTATGACGGCAAAGTGCTTAAGGTGAAGGGGAAAACAGGCGGCATTGACATCAATGTAAAAGGATTGCCCGCAGATGTTAAAGATCTCTATGTTTCCTTCCACCTTGAAAGGCTCGTGAATACGAGTCCGCATGAATATCAGCTCTCCGTCAATGACTATCATACTTTGCGCAAAGCGAATACATCGATTTATCGGACATTCGCTGACGATTTGACAATTCGCATACCACGTGAGAAGACGGTATCGATTCGCTTGCCTAAAGGAAGCTACACGCTAAGCAATCTTGTAGTGCAAGGGGAAGATTACAGTCTGTTGCGTAAAACTGTTCAAAGTAAAGGTGAATCTCCAGGAAAGCTTGACTGGAATGGAGGCAGCACATTACGTGCAAAGGTGAACAATGGCAAAGAGAACAGTTATCTTATTTTGCCGGTCCCGTTTGAGAAAGGCTGGCAAGCAACAGTAAACGGAAAGAAACGTCCGATTCTCCAGGCGAATTATGCATTTACCGCATTGCCTCTAGAAAATGGCTCTAATAAGATAGAACTGCATTACAGGCCACCTTATTTTCTATTATCCCTTCTGTTAAGCGTGATTGGTATAATACTCGCATGTTTTGATGTGAAGCGCAGCAGAAAATCGATATAG
- a CDS encoding CDP-glycerol glycerophosphotransferase family protein, which produces MNLQNRKLTEIRQSGETYILSVAMEKAFLEKWESYEFVLSQNGITENVEIPHTVIEDTEQYLIYELQITESKLNTFEEAGAILPMIVMTEGEEEKRVTIKSNNDYIELLQIHLGDGLILHPFTTKNNNIAFKTEEERLFARIDHAEINEDDELELYGLYHFSDLVSEDIKRLEIVAIENKTKTEYVFPATLTSLPDLYEGKIWSAKVMDNGFYTSISLKTFVQTARSGSFSFILKVVLKESGEQAVLESRRITMNVNNINGQSRRRYKYADTTFTITCKPTKQRKFLSVKASYYKPVKRRIGKARKKVVQVVRSKRMQKIYQLAFKVMAKVNPVNRKLVIFESFHGKQYSDNPRAIYEYMTRSTRGYKLIWSADRRHMEKFIEAGVPYVRRFSIKWLFLMTSAGHWVTNARLPLWIPKPKHTTYVQTWHGTPLKRLAADMEEVHMPGTDTERYKRNFTSEAAKWDYLVSPNGYSTEIFRRAFQFDKEVLETGYPRNDYLYDANDEWTIGRIKRRIGIKSDKKVILYAPTWRDNQFYRKGAYKFDLQMDLDDLQREFGDTHVIVLRMHYLVAENLDISAYEGFVYDCSTYDDIRDLYLISDILITDYSSVFFDFANLRRPMIFFVYDIDEYRDTLRGFYFDFEEKAPGPLVKDTEGLIQEVKKIEQDGFQPADNYDEFIDKFCYLEDGRASERVVKALFDN; this is translated from the coding sequence ATGAATTTGCAAAACAGGAAGCTCACAGAAATCAGACAGAGTGGGGAAACGTATATTCTGTCTGTTGCAATGGAAAAAGCTTTTCTAGAAAAATGGGAAAGCTATGAGTTTGTTCTCAGTCAGAATGGGATTACCGAGAATGTGGAAATCCCGCATACAGTCATCGAAGATACGGAACAATATCTTATATATGAGCTTCAGATTACTGAAAGCAAGCTGAATACATTCGAGGAAGCCGGCGCAATCCTACCGATGATCGTTATGACAGAGGGCGAAGAGGAAAAGCGTGTTACAATTAAGAGCAATAACGATTATATTGAGCTGCTTCAGATTCATCTGGGCGACGGGCTTATACTTCATCCGTTTACGACAAAAAATAATAATATCGCATTCAAAACGGAAGAGGAAAGACTGTTCGCACGTATCGATCATGCTGAAATTAATGAAGATGATGAGCTTGAACTGTACGGTCTATATCATTTCAGTGACCTTGTCTCTGAGGATATCAAAAGACTGGAAATCGTAGCGATTGAAAACAAAACAAAAACTGAATATGTATTCCCTGCTACATTGACAAGTTTGCCGGATTTATATGAAGGTAAAATCTGGTCAGCTAAGGTGATGGATAATGGTTTTTATACATCTATCTCTTTGAAAACGTTTGTACAAACTGCACGATCTGGATCCTTTTCATTTATCTTAAAGGTCGTGCTGAAGGAAAGTGGTGAACAGGCTGTCCTCGAGAGCAGGCGCATAACGATGAACGTTAACAACATTAATGGACAAAGCAGAAGACGATATAAATATGCCGACACAACATTTACAATAACCTGCAAACCGACAAAGCAAAGAAAATTTTTATCCGTAAAGGCCAGCTATTACAAGCCGGTTAAGAGACGTATTGGAAAAGCACGTAAAAAAGTCGTACAAGTCGTTCGCAGTAAAAGAATGCAAAAAATTTACCAGCTAGCATTTAAAGTGATGGCAAAGGTGAATCCAGTAAACCGGAAACTTGTTATCTTTGAGAGTTTTCATGGGAAGCAGTACAGTGATAATCCGCGTGCAATTTATGAATACATGACGAGATCAACCCGTGGTTATAAGTTAATCTGGAGTGCTGATCGCAGACATATGGAGAAATTTATAGAGGCGGGCGTCCCGTATGTACGGCGCTTCTCCATTAAGTGGCTGTTCCTCATGACAAGTGCCGGACACTGGGTAACAAATGCACGTCTACCGCTCTGGATTCCGAAGCCAAAGCATACGACGTACGTACAGACTTGGCATGGGACGCCGCTGAAGCGTCTCGCGGCTGATATGGAAGAGGTCCATATGCCAGGAACAGATACAGAGAGATATAAGAGAAACTTCACATCTGAAGCAGCGAAGTGGGATTATCTCGTTTCACCGAATGGGTACTCTACAGAAATCTTCCGCAGAGCTTTCCAATTCGATAAAGAAGTCCTGGAGACTGGTTATCCGCGTAATGACTATCTATATGATGCGAACGATGAGTGGACTATAGGACGTATTAAGAGAAGAATTGGAATTAAATCTGATAAAAAAGTAATTCTTTATGCACCAACATGGCGTGACAACCAGTTCTATCGCAAAGGTGCCTATAAGTTTGACTTGCAGATGGATTTGGATGACTTGCAGCGTGAATTCGGAGATACTCATGTCATTGTTTTGCGAATGCACTATCTGGTCGCCGAGAATCTCGATATCAGTGCCTATGAAGGTTTTGTCTACGATTGCTCGACATATGATGATATTCGCGACTTGTATTTGATTTCCGACATTTTGATTACGGATTATTCTTCTGTCTTCTTTGACTTTGCGAACTTGCGCCGACCGATGATTTTCTTCGTATATGATATTGATGAATACCGTGATACTTTACGCGGCTTCTATTTTGACTTTGAAGAAAAAGCACCAGGTCCACTTGTGAAAGATACAGAGGGGCTTATCCAAGAAGTGAAAAAAATCGAACAAGACGGATTCCAGCCGGCTGACAATTATGATGAATTCATTGACAAATTCTGCTATTTGGAAGACGGGCGTGCTTCGGAACGTGTTGTTAAAGCATTGTTTGATAATTGA
- a CDS encoding LCP family protein, with protein MEYPPRSSNTRMVQRRRKKKVRKVRKRIVFILIPLLLLFLGGVGYAAVLYTKTGNMFAGAFKNDGRDKSSLRDVAVNPKFDNVSILIMGVDSSNVRNNADHARTDSLMVATLNKDRKSVKLVSIPRDSYVYIPGVGYSTKINHAHAFGGTKGTIETVEKLLDIPIDYYVKVNFEAFIDVVDALDGVTVDVPFEFKEQDSKDKAGAIHLYPGKQKLDGEEALALARTRKIDNDIERGKRQQQIIKAIISKASSISSVTKYDDIIGAVGKNMTTNLTFDDIKSLIAYGATGKPDIETLSLKGRDYMPGDTYYYQLDGVALTTLKHKLQRHLDVPIKDDGDAVTETYDPVTNETNNVQQQQATPAQSGQNGQYNNGQTTNYNSTNGYNEQGGTGNGSINGQ; from the coding sequence ATGGAATATCCACCGCGCAGCTCCAATACACGCATGGTACAGCGCCGCAGGAAGAAGAAAGTCAGAAAGGTTCGCAAGCGGATTGTTTTCATTCTGATTCCTTTGCTTCTTCTGTTTCTCGGTGGTGTAGGTTATGCTGCAGTACTGTATACGAAAACAGGGAACATGTTTGCCGGTGCTTTCAAGAATGATGGACGGGATAAGTCTTCACTGAGGGATGTTGCAGTTAATCCGAAATTCGACAACGTATCAATCTTGATCATGGGTGTCGATTCCAGTAATGTTCGTAACAATGCAGATCATGCAAGAACCGATTCCCTTATGGTCGCTACTTTAAATAAAGACAGGAAGAGTGTTAAACTCGTTAGCATTCCACGTGATTCCTACGTCTATATACCAGGGGTCGGCTACTCTACAAAGATTAATCACGCTCATGCTTTTGGAGGAACAAAAGGTACGATTGAAACAGTTGAGAAACTGCTAGACATTCCAATTGACTACTATGTAAAGGTCAACTTTGAAGCGTTCATCGATGTAGTTGATGCATTGGATGGAGTCACAGTAGATGTGCCATTCGAATTCAAAGAACAGGATTCCAAAGATAAGGCTGGTGCAATTCACCTCTATCCAGGAAAGCAGAAGCTTGATGGCGAGGAAGCACTTGCACTTGCACGTACTCGAAAGATTGACAATGATATCGAACGCGGCAAACGCCAGCAACAGATCATCAAAGCCATCATTTCGAAAGCATCTTCAATCAGTTCTGTGACAAAATACGATGATATCATCGGTGCAGTCGGCAAGAACATGACGACAAACCTTACATTCGATGATATCAAAAGCTTGATTGCCTACGGCGCAACCGGTAAACCGGATATTGAAACGCTGTCTCTAAAAGGACGCGATTACATGCCGGGAGATACGTATTACTACCAGCTTGACGGTGTAGCACTCACTACTCTCAAGCACAAACTGCAACGCCATCTTGATGTTCCAATCAAGGACGATGGCGATGCCGTTACAGAGACATACGATCCGGTAACGAATGAAACGAACAATGTACAACAACAGCAAGCTACTCCAGCCCAAAGCGGGCAAAATGGACAGTACAACAATGGGCAAACGACGAACTATAATTCCACCAATGGATATAACGAGCAAGGTGGAACAGGAAACGGTTCGATCAATGGTCAGTAA
- a CDS encoding GtrA family protein has protein sequence MRLFQHEFFKFVVVGCINTATYYALYLILLNIFGVYYFAAHIIAFAISLVVSFFLNTHYTYGVKPTWSKFIRYPLTQAANTVITSALLYLFVDMLGLNASLAPIAALFFTVPITFFMTGKILKVS, from the coding sequence ATGCGATTGTTTCAGCATGAGTTTTTTAAATTCGTCGTTGTCGGCTGTATCAACACGGCAACGTACTATGCGCTGTATCTCATCCTGCTCAACATATTTGGGGTGTATTACTTTGCAGCACACATAATTGCCTTTGCAATTAGTCTTGTTGTCTCGTTCTTCCTGAACACGCATTATACATATGGAGTCAAGCCGACCTGGAGCAAGTTCATTCGCTACCCGCTGACCCAGGCAGCGAATACGGTTATTACGAGTGCGCTTCTTTATCTATTTGTCGACATGCTTGGTCTCAATGCAAGTCTTGCGCCAATTGCAGCTCTGTTCTTCACCGTACCGATTACATTCTTTATGACTGGAAAAATACTTAAAGTCTCGTGA
- the tagD gene encoding glycerol-3-phosphate cytidylyltransferase — protein sequence MKKVITYGTFDLLHTGHINILKRAKDLGDYLIVAVSSDEFNALKGKEAYHSFENRKHILEAIRYVDEVIPEHHWEQKVDDVKNHDVDIFVMGDDWEGKFDFLKEHCEVVYLPRTVGISTTKIKEDLLNVNNG from the coding sequence ATGAAAAAGGTCATTACGTACGGCACATTCGACTTGCTTCATACAGGTCATATTAATATTCTAAAGCGCGCTAAAGATCTTGGCGATTACTTGATTGTCGCTGTATCTTCAGACGAATTTAACGCACTTAAAGGAAAGGAAGCATATCACTCATTCGAGAACCGCAAGCATATTCTCGAAGCGATTCGCTACGTCGATGAAGTGATCCCTGAACATCACTGGGAACAGAAAGTCGATGACGTGAAGAACCATGATGTCGATATCTTTGTCATGGGTGATGACTGGGAAGGAAAGTTCGACTTCCTTAAAGAGCATTGCGAAGTCGTCTACCTGCCGCGCACAGTAGGAATTTCAACTACAAAGATTAAAGAAGATTTGTTGAACGTCAACAATGGCTAA
- a CDS encoding WecB/TagA/CpsF family glycosyltransferase, giving the protein MKGRFQMVDIKETVSIMDIDFLKVTKNELMKEMLLPALVNGERRFIVTANPEIVMKARQDASYRQAVQRADYTIADGIGIVKAADWKGEPLPERIAGYDVMRNLLQIAEEKGYSCFFLGAAEEVNERAVQEVKRLHPNLKIAGRHHGFFELKDDTVLEQVKTANPDMVFVALGLPRQENWIAKHLDQFEKGLFMGVGGSFDVLAGEVKRAPGIWIKLNLEWAYRALRQPARILRLMTVFHFMFLARFKK; this is encoded by the coding sequence TTGAAAGGTAGATTTCAAATGGTGGATATAAAAGAAACTGTGTCGATTATGGACATTGATTTTTTGAAAGTAACAAAAAATGAACTTATGAAAGAGATGCTTCTGCCTGCACTTGTTAACGGGGAGAGACGCTTCATTGTTACTGCCAATCCGGAAATCGTCATGAAGGCGAGACAGGATGCATCCTATAGACAGGCAGTACAGCGTGCCGACTATACAATTGCAGATGGAATAGGAATCGTAAAAGCTGCTGATTGGAAAGGGGAACCACTTCCAGAGCGGATTGCCGGTTATGATGTCATGCGGAATCTCCTGCAAATTGCAGAAGAAAAAGGGTACAGCTGTTTTTTCCTTGGAGCTGCTGAAGAAGTTAATGAGAGAGCTGTACAGGAAGTGAAACGGCTTCATCCGAACTTAAAGATTGCAGGGCGCCATCACGGCTTTTTTGAATTGAAAGATGATACTGTTTTGGAGCAAGTAAAGACGGCGAATCCCGATATGGTCTTCGTTGCACTCGGATTGCCAAGGCAGGAAAATTGGATTGCAAAACATCTGGATCAATTCGAAAAAGGGCTCTTTATGGGTGTTGGCGGCAGCTTCGATGTACTGGCAGGTGAAGTGAAGCGCGCTCCTGGCATATGGATCAAGCTGAATCTGGAATGGGCGTACAGAGCACTTAGGCAACCAGCTCGTATATTGCGGCTAATGACAGTATTTCATTTCATGTTCCTCGCACGATTCAAAAAATAA
- a CDS encoding glycosyltransferase family 2 protein: MKVPAISFVIPSYNEERNIHGICEAIKDEMRIYPELDYEILFIDDGSSDGTLATIERLSFQCPRVKFVSFTRNFGKEAAIFAGLQNARGDAVIMMDADLQHPPELIHELIKGYREGYHQVVAKRDRKGDSKARSFMSSLYYKMVNKAIDVKLTDGEGDFRLLSRKAVNSLLELTEGHRFSKGLYAWIGLERKTISYENVPRQEGETKWSIGKLLNYGIDGIVAFNSKPLRLCFYLGALILLLSLGYISWTFVQIIKHGVDVPGYFTLISAVLFLGGIQLVSLGIIGEYIGRIYNETKKRPHYLVKVSNVNVEPETSTLHAKAAEAFQRKARV; the protein is encoded by the coding sequence ATGAAGGTTCCAGCCATTTCTTTCGTAATCCCTTCTTATAATGAAGAGCGGAACATTCATGGTATTTGCGAAGCAATTAAAGACGAAATGCGCATTTATCCAGAATTGGATTATGAAATATTATTTATCGACGATGGAAGCTCAGATGGCACATTGGCGACGATTGAAAGACTTTCGTTCCAATGCCCACGTGTTAAATTTGTTTCTTTCACACGTAATTTTGGGAAAGAAGCCGCTATTTTTGCAGGCCTCCAAAACGCACGCGGTGATGCAGTTATTATGATGGACGCTGACTTGCAGCATCCGCCGGAACTCATCCACGAGCTGATTAAAGGATACAGGGAAGGCTATCATCAAGTTGTGGCCAAACGAGATAGAAAAGGTGACTCAAAGGCCCGCTCCTTCATGTCTTCGCTCTATTACAAAATGGTCAATAAAGCGATTGATGTGAAACTTACCGATGGAGAAGGAGACTTTCGCCTGCTCAGCCGCAAAGCGGTGAATTCCTTGCTTGAGTTAACAGAAGGCCATCGCTTCTCCAAAGGCCTCTATGCTTGGATCGGTCTGGAGCGGAAAACGATCAGCTATGAAAACGTGCCACGTCAGGAAGGCGAAACGAAATGGTCGATCGGTAAACTGCTTAACTACGGAATTGACGGCATCGTCGCATTCAACTCCAAACCTTTGCGTCTCTGTTTCTATCTTGGTGCACTAATTCTTTTATTATCACTCGGCTATATTAGTTGGACATTCGTGCAGATTATTAAGCATGGCGTCGATGTGCCAGGCTATTTCACACTCATTTCAGCAGTACTGTTTTTAGGCGGCATCCAGCTCGTCTCGCTTGGCATTATCGGTGAATACATCGGGCGGATTTACAATGAAACGAAAAAACGACCGCATTATCTCGTAAAAGTGAGCAATGTTAACGTAGAACCTGAGACGAGTACTTTGCATGCTAAAGCGGCTGAAGCCTTTCAGCGCAAAGCACGAGTCTAG